The DNA sequence TTGTGCCCATAGCGGTAATCCAGTAACCCATGGATACAGTAGACAGCAAAGACCGGACAGCGCTAGTGCGGTTGAGGCAACCTTTATGCCGCCCATCGATTTGCTAAGTTGCCCTCCAAGAAAGCAGCCAAGTGCTCCAACCCCGATTACCGAAAATGCCAGCCCGGATAAATCCAAAGAATTTTGAATGGGATACGTACTAGCAATTAGAAATGGGACTAGTGCCCAGAACGCATAGAGTTCCCACATATGACCAAAATAACCAAAGGCGGAGCGACGATATTCGGGGATTGCAAAGAGCCGACGAAAGCCACTTAGCTTCACCCGTGAAGCGGCGCCTAATTTGAGGTGTGGGCCGTCGCCAAGCCAAAAAATAATTCCCATCGCAATGACGGCCAGGAAGGAGGAAAATAAAATAACCTCTTGCCAAGGCCAATCCACACCCAAGTACCGTGTGGCATGCGGGATGGCTGTTCCTAGTGTTAGCATGCCAACTAGCTGAGCAATGCGCGATGATGCCTTTTGGGGATCCCAGGTCATGATCAGTTTCATGCCGATGGGATAGATGCCGGCTAGACAAATTCCAACCAAGAAACGCAGTACAGAGCCCATCCAGATACCATCAGCCCATACGGCAAATGCGGTGTTGAACAGTGCCCCAAGTAGGGCGCATCCAGCAAAAAGATGACTCGGCCTAAACCGATCCGCGAAGCCACTTAGGGCGAATACTAGGGTGCCAGCTACAAATCCAAATTGCACGGCATTGGTTAGTATGCCGATGCCTGCAAGATTCATATTCCATGAATCAATCAAATTATCAGCCACTCCATTGATGGAGAACCACAAAGAAGTCCCCATTAACTCGGCAATCACAATTAATAGTGAGGCTAAATTGGGGTTAATCGATCGAGCAGGTTTTGAAATATTCAATTGGGTTAAAAAATTAGGGGTAGCTAAAGCGACCCCTCTTATGTTACTTGGAAAATCCTAATACAAAATATCCAGTTCATACAAATCACACTAGACTAGCATCGGCATAAAGCGGGGCTTTGCGCGTTTGCATTGTATGAATACAGAATAAATTAAGCGATTGTGAACCTGAATCACTATCTTTTTGTGCATGATCCAGTTGATACTGCTCCTCTAGGGTATCGAGCATTTCCTCAATCTGGACTTTTAAGCTTTCAGGCAATTCCGGACATCGATTGAGAGCGCGTAAGGAAATAACGGTTTGCTCGGCAAGCACTGAACAATGTGTTCTAGAAAGTTCCATGATTTTTGCAAGTGCGCCCATGAGTAAAACAGTATGCTGGGTATTCATCATCTTATCCTTATTGATAATCATTCTCATTTATAGTATCATACGAATAGACAGAAAGGGGTACAAGAGTGATTGAAAAAATAGTATTCAGCCAAAAGATCGGACAATTTTGGCCATGGGCCTGCTGACGATTGCCGAAAGCATTCTTTTATGGATTGCAATCTAGGCAAAATCGATCTTGATATGACTCAAAAAGAAGAAACATTAAAACCATCGGCACCGATATCAAGCAATGATATGTGGGTATACCGCAGCGAAGAGCTATTTGGTTCGAAAAGCGCGATTCAGATTAACCATCATGGTGTGATTTATACCTTACGAATTACCCAATTAGGTAAATTGATCTTAACCAAGTGATATGAATTCAGGGAAGTTGCTGCGTTCGCCTTCATTCAAAATTACTCTATCGGTATGCATGGGACATGCCATGCTAATTGGATGGATGATGACTGCCATAACTAATCATCGGCCTGAGTCGCCTGCTATCCTCTATGGCCAATTGATTGAGCGCGAGTCGAATGCGATTCAAAGAACAGTAACTTCGCCAATTCATGCAAAGCAAGATCCAATTAATCAACCGAATACACCAACTATTGAGAGTAGCGAGGGGCTCACAACCGATCAACAGCCAGACAGCAGAAGTTCGAATGT is a window from the Polynucleobacter sp. HIN11 genome containing:
- a CDS encoding MFS transporter, giving the protein MNISKPARSINPNLASLLIVIAELMGTSLWFSINGVADNLIDSWNMNLAGIGILTNAVQFGFVAGTLVFALSGFADRFRPSHLFAGCALLGALFNTAFAVWADGIWMGSVLRFLVGICLAGIYPIGMKLIMTWDPQKASSRIAQLVGMLTLGTAIPHATRYLGVDWPWQEVILFSSFLAVIAMGIIFWLGDGPHLKLGAASRVKLSGFRRLFAIPEYRRSAFGYFGHMWELYAFWALVPFLIASTYPIQNSLDLSGLAFSVIGVGALGCFLGGQLSKSMGGIKVASTALALSGLCCLLYPWVTGLPLWAQILFWLIWGMSVVADSPQFSALSAQACPPEIVGTALTIQNAIGFTITMISIQISTLALPIIDHYITWLLLPGPVLGLIFLNRISKNSS
- the hemP gene encoding hemin uptake protein HemP, whose product is MDCNLGKIDLDMTQKEETLKPSAPISSNDMWVYRSEELFGSKSAIQINHHGVIYTLRITQLGKLILTK
- a CDS encoding energy transducer TonB, yielding MNSGKLLRSPSFKITLSVCMGHAMLIGWMMTAITNHRPESPAILYGQLIERESNAIQRTVTSPIHAKQDPINQPNTPTIESSEGLTTDQQPDSRSSNVSSAPISLPSAADPRFNNPKPPYPIASRENGEEGRVWLSLCVSEHGAISRLQLAQSSGHPALDRSALNTVTHWKFHPARQNGSAIPYCYRLPIVFVLA